Part of the Liberibacter crescens BT-1 genome is shown below.
CATGTCGTTAAAGTGGGCGTTGACCGTGAGCGTTGCCGGCACTTGACTCCCGACCAGAGAATGATAGCGCGCCACCGGCAGCGGGTTCGGCAGGCCGGCGAACATGCCCTGGTTATCGTGGCGGATGGGCGAGGCCTTACCGTGCAAAATCTCACCCGCCTGACCGACGTGGCCGCCGTAAGCTTCCACAATCGCCTGATGGCCCAGGCAAATGCCGATGATGGGTAACCGGCCGCGCAGCGTCGTGAGCAATGCCGGCATGCAGCCTGCCTGGGCCGGCACACCGGGACCTGGCGAGAGCATCAGGATCGGGTTTTCCATTTCGGACAGCACCCGCGTGATGAGCGCAGCCGGTAGCCGGTTGCGGTAAATCACTACCCGGTGACCATTGGCACGCAGCTGATCCACCAGGTTATAGGTAAACGAGTCGATATTATCGAGTAACAGGATGTCGGCCATCAGAACAGCTCCTTTGCTTCGTGGGCGGTAGCAATGGCGCGCAAAACGGCACGCGCTTTGTTGCGGCTTTCGTCGGCTTCT
Proteins encoded:
- a CDS encoding glutamine amidotransferase-related protein, translating into MADILLLDNIDSFTYNLVDQLRANGHRVVIYRNRLPAALITRVLSEMENPILMLSPGPGVPAQAGCMPALLTTLRGRLPIIGICLGHQAIVEAYGGHVGQAGEILHGKASPIRHDNQGMFAGLPNPLPVARYHSLVGSQVPATLTVNAHFNDMVMAVRNDADRICGFQFHPESILTTKGAHLLNQTLAWALA